The following are encoded together in the Drosophila takahashii strain IR98-3 E-12201 chromosome X, DtakHiC1v2, whole genome shotgun sequence genome:
- the LOC108055901 gene encoding hornerin, translating to MYPASGSGGSAATAAKFQNRCGSPQFASDYPHPHPHQHPHQTTSVAVHSVPPGVGMASSSGLTSGGSMSMRHGQRVVAAAASSHQHPSQMTLNHGMGMGHNHGLGMGGGGGGGHNHGHAAATLGHPHPHPHSHSHSHNNSGSSNSSSHMGHVGSHLIFPDDMDSIEFCMPAAPSSSSASSQNGLGGIGDQLLMGGSSHGEAFTERRRRGHSRRSNHKMDVEQQVKWSRKNIAATMERFEPTPNTQSSSSTSSLDYGFAAGVMTPSSSSATPSHGGGASNPSLHVAFNGGGGGGGAMGGSGSASGSGASGASGSGAAAPSAPFNHVYSYAYYEPGAAKCHTNVPAAQGGSVSGSGTSSGSGVQQQQQSGHSKSPPRNSIRALLAKSFRSKSSSHHHHSGGGGGQSTSSSPSAEERDRHTYTTRYGTTENLYEEVSEQKIRKVLSDNRIASGSSAGVNVKEEQRRVQHNHFRVLDELNLSLEALIMPPTPPDVSPSHALGSDEPSSSTSASSVVGAVGGPSSVVTMASITGAAGSSKTAQRPRRGGLLGGAAGGAIASNSSSASHASLENLSSTLNSMELKDHGHSSCINPEFDEGDLDSGFSGSGSSSGASYNESLRYYKSATPTGQLHHHHSHHSHQLQQQQQQALHHHSLNNNTLPHNMRSCRSSTASGTSTSKSSMASCGEDQGIGMTLAVGGGGGGGGGGAGGGGVMMSMHEAAGAVGGGGGSLSPFNYPRRCSADQQRASGRSMASGMGVGPGVGVAVGGGSGMSMSSSSNVALSTGAKPKKNFWTMKP from the exons ATGTATCCGGCCAGCGGCAGTGGAGGCAGTGCAGCGACGGCTGCCAAGTTCCAGAATCGCTGCGGATCGCCGCAATTCGCGAGCGATTATCCGCACCCACATCCGCACCAGCATCCGCACCAGACGACCTCGGTGGCGGTGCACAGCGTGCCGCCGGGAGTGGGCATGGCCTCCTCCTCGGGCCTGACCAGCGGTGGGTCCATGTCCATGCGCCACGGCCAGCGGGTggtggccgccgccgcctcatCACATCAGCATCCCAGTCAGATGACCCTCAACCACGGCATGGGCATGGGTCACAATCATGGCCTGGGAATGggtggaggtggtggtggtggtcacAATCATGGCCATGCGGCCGCCACCTTGGGTCATCCCCATCCTCATCCACACTCGCACTCGCATTCGCACAACAACAGCgggagcagcaacagcagcagccacatGGGACACGTCGGCTCGCATCTGATCTTCCCCGACGACATGGACAGCATCGAGTTCTGCATGCCGGCGGcgccctcctcctcgtcggccTCCTCGCAAAACGGGCTGGGCGGGATCGGGGATCAGTTGCTCATGGGTGGAAGCAGTCACGGCGAGGCGTTCACGGAGCGCCGGAGAAGGGGTCACAGCCGGCGGAGCAACCACAAGATGGATGTGGAGCAGCAG GTCAAGTGGTCTCGCAAGAACATTGCCGCCACCATGGAACGCTTTGAGCCCACGCCCAACACCCAGTCGTCGTCGTCCACTTCGTCGCTGGATTATGGATTCGCCGCTGGCGTAATgacgcccagcagcagcagtgccACTCCCTCGCACGGCGGTGGCGCCTCCAATCCCTCGCTGCATGTGGCCTTCAAtggcggtggcggtggcggtggcgcAATGGGCGGCAGTGGCTCCGCCTCGGGATCGGGAGCGAGTGGAGCCAGCGGCTCGGGAGCAGCTGCACCGTCGGCGCCCTTCAACCATGTCTATTCGTATGCCTACTACGAACCGGGGGCAGCCAAGTGCCACACGAATGTGCCAGCCGCCCAGGGAGGATCCGTCTCGGGATCGGGTACGAGTTCCGGATCCGGAgtccaacagcagcaacagtcggGTCACTCGAAGAGTCCGCCACGCAACTCGATACGCGCCCTGCTGGCCAAGAGCTTCCGCTCGAAGAGCAGCAGCCATCACCATCAcagcggtggtggtggtggtcagTCCACCTCCAGTTCGCCGAGTGCCGAGGAGCGGGACCGCCACACCTACACCACCCGCTACGGGACCACCGAGAATCTGTACGAGGAGGTGAGCGAGCAGAAGATCCGCAAGGTCCTGTCGGACAATCGCATTGCGAGCGGCTCCAGTGCGGGCGTCAATGTGAAGGAGGAGCAGCGCCGGGTGCAGCACAATCACTTTCGGGTGCTCGACGAGCTGAATCTATCGCTGGAGGCACTGATAATGCCGCCCACACCGCCGGACGTGTCGCCCAGTCACGCCTTGGGCTCCGACGAGCCCTCTTCGAGCACCTCTGCGAGCTCCGTCGTTGGCGCAGTGGGCGGTCCGTCGAGCGTCGTGACCATGGCGTCCATAACGGGAGCCGCCGGATCATCGAAGACGGCCCAAAGACCCCGACGCGGTGGCCTTCTGGGCGGAGCGGCTGGCGGGGCCATCGCCTCGAACTCGAGCTCCGCCTCGCACGCCAGCCTGGAGAACCTGTCGAGCACCCTGAACAGCATGGAGCTGAAGGACCACGGCCACAGCAGCTGCATCAATCCGGAGTTCGACGAGGGCGACCTGGACTCGGGGTTCAGCggcagtggcagcagcagcggagcCAGCTACAACGAGAGTCTGCGGTACTACAAGTCCGCCACGCCCACCGGCCAGCTGCACCACCATCACAGCCACCATAGCcaccagctgcagcagcagcagcaacaggcgcTGCACCACCACAGCCTGAACAACAACACCTTGCCGCACAACATGCGCAGCTGCCGATCCTCGACTGCCTCGGGCACCTCGACCTCAAAGAGCAGCATGGCCAGTTGTGGCGAGGATCAGGGCATTGGCATGACCTTGGCAgtgggcggcggaggaggaggaggaggaggaggagcaggtggtGGTGGAGTAATGATGTCCATGCATGAGGCAGCAGGCGCTGTGGGCGGTGGAGGCGGCTCCCTGTCGCCCTTCAACTATCCACGCCGTTGCTCGGCGGATCAGCAGCGAGCCTCCGGCAGATCCATGGCCTCCGGCATGGGCGTTGGTCCcggcgtgggcgtggccgtgggcggcggcagcgggaTGAGcatgagcagcagcagcaacgtgGCCCTGTCCACCGGAGCGAAACCCAAGAAGAACTTCTGGACCATGAAACCGTGA